DNA from Clupea harengus chromosome 2, Ch_v2.0.2, whole genome shotgun sequence:
TGGCGGCAGTGGAGTCGCTGTCACCTCCGTGGAAGAAGCCGTGATTGGCCAGCTCGGTCCACGAGTCCCCGGCCCGCAGGAGGGCATCGTAGGCGATCATGGGCGCGTCGTGCCCGCTGGCACCACCTGTTCCTCTGTGGCTCACCGATTTGTAGAAAACCTCCCTCGCCGGCACTCCATAGTCATCTGGGAACTGAGCTTTTCCAGTCCCTTCAAGGATTCCCCTCTGCCCAAGGTAAATTCTCCAGCTGTCCTCAAAATAGTTCCTAAAAATATGAGCGTTACAACAAGATCTTATAATtaatacaacaaacaaaaaatcaaaTCAATGCCAGAGCAGTTTTTCTGTAAGATAGAACCGTTTAAACCAAATCTTCTGATTAACTTAAATCAGACTTAAAAAATGTGGTGCAGTGTCCAGTTTTTGGACGAAAGGtatttcaaaaacatttcaTGTTCAGGCGTATAGAATTATAAGAACATCATGACCAGACATAATTTCACAACCAGAATCTCATTCTCATTTCATGCAGAAATCTCACCAGTGTTCCAGGTTCTCTTCAACACAATGCCCTGTCTGCTTCACGTACTCCTTGGCCCGCTTCAACACCTCCATCAGGCCCTGGCCCCAGGCCTCCACTGGGGGCTCTCCCCTGACCGCGTAGGCCGTGAAGAGCGCACCGGCCAGCCCTCCCAGGTAGCCTGTGGGATGGTGGTGGGTCATGCGGCCGCTCTCCACGCTCACGGCCACCAGGTGGTTCTCCTGCTCCGGCGCGGGGAAGCGCAGGCCCACGCACATGGCCCTCATGGCTGCCCCGCAGCCCCCGCCAACTTTGCTGAAAGGGATCCTCCAGTTCCCCTCCGGGTGGCCCCTTAGATAGGTGGTGCTACTTATGCATGTGAAACCTGGAGATGTGAAGAGTAATGGTTTTACTGCAGTGAGGATGTTAAAACAACACTACATGACAGTTTGCCAATTTTTTGAGGTACTGTATGTTGTTTTTATAGGAAAGtagttttggtatcattttcaaattcattttgttgGGATACGGTCACGTGAAGTACGGATTAACGTGTGCCGTTCCCCCTACCCAAACAACCAGCGAAAAAAGTagaaaaagctttcacagcatgacaatCTAACAGTTAGCAAGTTTTCATCAGTgacaactgggctgttggtggtgtgcAAGGTTTATGCaagccttttaggtagttagcttgctagtctCAGAGCAAAGTTTCTTACTACTGTTTTAATGATGCTGTATTCATTTGTGTTATGGAGAAATAAAGTACAACAGAACACAAATACAGAATCTTTTCCCACAGCACATTTAGTACATCACCTCTGAGTGGTACCAGTATGTATGAAAATAGTTGAATCTCTACACCAATAGTGGAGGTTTAACCATAGCTTTACAATATTGAATGTCTTACATGACAAcaatgtttttatatatataaaaaaagtattATGACCACCATCAAATGCAAAGCAATCTCCAACATTTCAATAATGGAACCCTCCCACCCAACAAACTGCTAATATGACAAATAGTCAGAATGTTCTCATTGTTGTCCTAATTTTCTCATTGTTGTTTCTACTCCATTTTTTTATCTAATATTTTGTGATTCGCTTTGGACAGCTTGGTATCTTTATCAGAACTCCCAAATGTCCTGGTGACCACAACCATTCAAAATTAGTTGAGGTttcatcaaaacaaaaataaagataCAAATTTTTTTGAACAGATCCTTACCTGGGGCCCTGCCAGACATATCATCCATACACTTTATGTACTCTTTGACCAGTGCGCCATACAAGTCTTTAAGCGATGCGCCTCCAGTCTTCACTAAGGCATCAGCTGTTGCTAGGTGCATGACCGTGTCGTCACTGATAGGAAAATTTCTGATGTCCAGTTTCGCCAAGCCCCCTTTCTCTGCTACCTCCTTATGGATTTTTTCAGCATTTGACTCAAACTCCCAGTCGCCATTGTTGTAGCCCAGAGCATCGCCAGCTCCACTGAGGATCATGCAGGCCTGGTACCTTTTCTGGAGAGTGGATCCCTCAGCCATGCTCAGCTTGCCTTTCAGAAACGATCTGTTTAGGAAGAGACATTCAATAGTGAGTAGTCTAGGTAGGCTATCAGTGACAGTATCAAATACTGCATAGTAAGCATTCATACATTGACCCCATATTATTGAAACCGTCTCATGCTGTTATTACGTCATCAGGAACTGGTTTTCACCTCATTGTGTGGACCCTGCACTGGACCCCTGAAAAAAAGCAATATAATCCTTTACGATCTTAAAAATCAGATGTATTACGATCTTGCTGGTCAATAATGCCCATACAAAACATAACACGCAACCGTTAACAGGACGTTTGTGTTTCAACCAAAACAAACGAATCAAAACACAGAAGTATCCTACATCTTACGAATAATGCAAGTGTGAGTCACAGCATCTGTCCGCTTACTCCCATTAGACAAAATGGGGAGAAAACGGATTTCATCCAACCACGTTTCATTCTTGATCAAGGTTGCTGAGCCTGATATCCCTGTTAAGTTGACTAGTAGGCAGGATAAAGAGATAAACACTAATAACAGTCAATCTGTCAGTGCTTTTTGAATAATATCTAGTCAGGTTCACGGTCTCTCTACTGACTATTCCCAGTGGGGTGGTACTTTTATCGATGCTTCAAAATTGAATCTCATCCTTAAATCTGAGAGGAAAGAGCAACCGTTTTTTAGAGGTGACAGCACGGATAAATACcctctgtgtgagtgggagggatACATGAGGGGATATCTGGATAAGAGTAGCTACACTGGGAGGAAACGTGGAGATGAGCTGGTTAGTAGACTACTGGGGCACGCCAGCGATGTAATTAGAATCTGGCGTCGCAATAATGTCCAGGTGTCTGATTCAGGCAACGTGGACGCTGCCTTTTGAACCCTCAGACAACATTCGGACAGCGCTGTGTATTCTGGTATGCCTCTAGCGGATTCTCACTCTCCTACGCCATATGTCAATGAGCATCCTCTTGACTTCTGGATCAGGTTGAATAAGGCAGCTGAGAGAGCTGAACAGTCCTTGAAGAATGGCAGCAATCTTCCCTTACCTTTCTAAGTAAGCCTCGGAGTGAGTGGACTGCCTGTGAACTCCAGGCATGTCTAGGTGAGTTTTTAAGAAACCGCAAGGAGCAGAGGGGCCATGTAACGCAGCAGGCCGCTTCTGCGGTAACACCTGTAGTCTTCAGTGGGGGGGGGCAAGCCAGGTGCAAGCCTGCAGAGGGTACCACACTGGACAGGTTACTGGGCATGCTGTTGGTGT
Protein-coding regions in this window:
- the LOC105900953 gene encoding protein ADP-ribosylarginine hydrolase isoform X2, which produces MGSISFLKGKLSMAEGSTLQKRYQACMILSGAGDALGYNNGDWEFESNAEKIHKEVAEKGGLAKLDIRNFPISDDTVMHLATADALVKTGGASLKDLYGALVKEYIKCMDDMSGRAPGFTCISSTTYLRGHPEGNWRIPFSKVGGGCGAAMRAMCVGLRFPAPEQENHLVAVSVESGRMTHHHPTGYLGGLAGALFTAYAVRGEPPVEAWGQGLMEVLKRAKEYVKQTGHCVEENLEHWNYFEDSWRIYLGQRGILEGTGKAQFPDDYGVPAREVFYKSVSHRGTGGASGHDAPMIAYDALLRAGDSWTELANHGFFHGGDSDSTAAIAAAWWGALYGFHNVPSKNYKGLEYYKRLSNVADALYQLRDKPLS
- the LOC105900953 gene encoding protein ADP-ribosylarginine hydrolase isoform X3 yields the protein MRSFLKGKLSMAEGSTLQKRYQACMILSGAGDALGYNNGDWEFESNAEKIHKEVAEKGGLAKLDIRNFPISDDTVMHLATADALVKTGGASLKDLYGALVKEYIKCMDDMSGRAPGFTCISSTTYLRGHPEGNWRIPFSKVGGGCGAAMRAMCVGLRFPAPEQENHLVAVSVESGRMTHHHPTGYLGGLAGALFTAYAVRGEPPVEAWGQGLMEVLKRAKEYVKQTGHCVEENLEHWNYFEDSWRIYLGQRGILEGTGKAQFPDDYGVPAREVFYKSVSHRGTGGASGHDAPMIAYDALLRAGDSWTELANHGFFHGGDSDSTAAIAAAWWGALYGFHNVPSKNYKGLEYYKRLSNVADALYQLRDKPLS
- the LOC105900953 gene encoding protein ADP-ribosylarginine hydrolase isoform X4; amino-acid sequence: MAEGSTLQKRYQACMILSGAGDALGYNNGDWEFESNAEKIHKEVAEKGGLAKLDIRNFPISDDTVMHLATADALVKTGGASLKDLYGALVKEYIKCMDDMSGRAPGFTCISSTTYLRGHPEGNWRIPFSKVGGGCGAAMRAMCVGLRFPAPEQENHLVAVSVESGRMTHHHPTGYLGGLAGALFTAYAVRGEPPVEAWGQGLMEVLKRAKEYVKQTGHCVEENLEHWNYFEDSWRIYLGQRGILEGTGKAQFPDDYGVPAREVFYKSVSHRGTGGASGHDAPMIAYDALLRAGDSWTELANHGFFHGGDSDSTAAIAAAWWGALYGFHNVPSKNYKGLEYYKRLSNVADALYQLRDKPLS
- the LOC105900953 gene encoding protein ADP-ribosylarginine hydrolase isoform X1, whose amino-acid sequence is MSTPRYLTSVAVFSAVDSRSFLKGKLSMAEGSTLQKRYQACMILSGAGDALGYNNGDWEFESNAEKIHKEVAEKGGLAKLDIRNFPISDDTVMHLATADALVKTGGASLKDLYGALVKEYIKCMDDMSGRAPGFTCISSTTYLRGHPEGNWRIPFSKVGGGCGAAMRAMCVGLRFPAPEQENHLVAVSVESGRMTHHHPTGYLGGLAGALFTAYAVRGEPPVEAWGQGLMEVLKRAKEYVKQTGHCVEENLEHWNYFEDSWRIYLGQRGILEGTGKAQFPDDYGVPAREVFYKSVSHRGTGGASGHDAPMIAYDALLRAGDSWTELANHGFFHGGDSDSTAAIAAAWWGALYGFHNVPSKNYKGLEYYKRLSNVADALYQLRDKPLS